The stretch of DNA cggaacagaacagcctcTGATAGAACCGTCctttccttgtctgtaatgtggacagtaataggacaggttctatcattttgcagaacggccatgcggacatacagacacggaatgcaaactgagtcattttttttggcggacccatttaagtgaagtgaacggtacagacatggaaaaaatataagttagtgtgcaggagccctaaggtgggcccctagaatcagttacactggtgggccctaagtaccccagtccaacactgcttCCAGCCGTCACCACTATGACCTAGGACATGGTCCCGGTGACTTCTGCTGCCTGGACGCTCCCTCTTGACCTTTGCACTCTTTTCTTGGTGACCGTGCTGCACTTCTGTAAGATCTCATCCGGTTTGGGTCTTGCTGGGATTTTTGGCGCGCCACACAACGATGCGGTCGCCGGCAGTGACGAATTGGAGATGCTCAGCGAAGAGAGCTCACTGTTGGAGGAATTTAGTCTACCACTGCTTCCCGTCACACTATCCATATCTGAATCCAGGTCAGACCTGACTTCAGAGCCCAGCGATGTGGCCCCCAAGGACAGGGACCTTCCTCTGTCACTCTGTCTCTGGTCGTCAAATGAAGGCCGTAAGGCCAGAAAAGAATACGCGTCTCCAAAAAAATTATCTTCGAGTAGATTGGGTGTGGAAACGTAGCGTTCCCTGCTGAGGATATGCTGGATCTTCTCACATGGGTTCCAGTATGGTTTTAGGTAGAGAGATGGGATGAAGCCGGTTCTTCTGTTGTATCTGTGGCAAATATGAACATAAATTTATAAATTCTACCGTTTTtgtaaaacatggctgctttcttcctgaAACAGCGCCACTTCTGAccataggctgtgtctggtattgcagctcaactccATTGCAGTaaaagggccttaaaggggttggtcacctCATACATTGGTGGCACATCGCACCTTTGGGACCCGCAactatctctagaacggagcccgcaaagtgaatgagagcgcaccgcgcatgcgcagccgccctccattcatttccatgggatttCTGAAAACAGCCGAGTGTGCGGTTCGGCCTTTTTTGGcgctcctatagaaatgaattgagGGCAGTCGTGCCTGCACGctccgctctccttcactttgcaagCTCCGTTCTAGAggtaggtgcgggttccagagaTGGGTCCCGCACCtaccagacattggtggcatatcttagcgatatgcccccactgacgagatgggaatacccctttaactgcaataccacacacaacctgtaggCAGGTGCGgtgctgtttttgaaagaaagaaGCACCCATGTTTTTGTAGTCCAGGTTCACCCCTTCAACCAGTTCAATACCACTGCACCCTCTTCATAACCAGTTCGTGCGGGTttgaaagcaataactttatcttTCAGTTctgtatttcaaatatttttATTTGGTGATGGTGCTTCATTTTATGTCATTTCTATTTTTAGTTATCTTTTATACCGAGAAATAGATTTTTCACATTTGTTtctgtttttcacattttttttctattttttatttattttaatagcaCAAAGTGGCACTAAATTACTTTTTTAAATGGTGTCCACTTTCCCATAGGCCAATTTTTATATAGGGGGATGTACAGTTTATGGTTGTTGGGGGCTACAAACGGCGGTGTGCAGATAGTAgcaggattttaaaaaaaaattattgtacaTTTTGTGTATacctttgggggggagggggcgggttcacatcagtgTTACAAATTCCGCTattgttttcctttataacatggctataacgtAAAATAACAGAATTTGTAAGATGgaattcaaaacggaaacctttagggCACACgaacaggattgcgtgcggatttgcttgcgaaaatccgcaccgtaggtcatgtacatcgtattctatgagaatttgaaattctcatgcacacggattttgacctacggtgcggatttaaaAATCCGcaacatgtcaatttattttatttttcctgttcGGATttcctccattcacttcaatggggagagtAAAATCCACATGCGGaaaaaatccgcaccaattgatgcggattgaccgcacggatttCCCTGCGCACACCTGCGCGGATTTCAGTGTGGATTGTCCGCAGATAAATGCTGAACGTGTATATTTACCCTTAGCATTCAGTTTTGATCCGTCTTAATAGAGTTCTATGGGCAAGCGCAATGGATCcgtctgtcgacaggactttgttttccgtcttgcataacgggacccagaccgggatccgttatgttttcccatagacttctattaggacggagcaaaacggaatgcctcttaaaggtttccgttttgcattccatcctatggattccgttatgttccgttataaccctgttattacggaaagccataacggactgcataacgctagtgtgaacctaccctaacctTGTCTCTTTTGCATCAGGAAGGGCGGAGTGACGTCTACGTGATATTAGTCCTGTACAAGGCGGGAGGGACTGATGACATTTTTAGAACAGTTGGCTGCATATTTGCTGACTATGTCAAGGGTCACCAGTCACTAACTGGTTTTTCTGTGAAGACCAGCCTTGGTGTGGGCGCAAGACTATATCTCGTACCAGTGCTGGTGCCTCCATGATAAAAGAGAGCAGTGAGGTTGTTCTCCTGTACCTGATTTTTTCTTAAAAGTGTCTTCCATCAAAGACAgcccaaaatgtggccctggagcAATCACTTCATCACCCAGGTATGGCACCTAGGTATGCCCCCAGCCAAGCATTTCCCCTGCAGCGTGTAGTAAGGACTATTCACATGAACGGACGTCCACGATGTGCCTTCACAAGAAGGAGAGCGGCTCTTATGGAACGACTCTCCATTCTGGTTCATAGAGAGAGGGGTGGTCTGACCTTCCTCTATGGTGCCCATATGCCCTAATAGCGGGGGAGTTGCTATcgtgggtgcagaggtagcagtccctaccgggcctaggagcctgagggggcccaaagacccttgtgccacataagaagacgccGGTATTATAGtaggtgcatgctggtcaagttattcccctggctggagggaaggggttaggtcaagaatttggcattgcgggggtgcagtttaaatttttgcctcaggcagcacgaaggctacgtgctccccagcccctggccacaaagcactgagggaaggggggcccaagctgaacttttgcaccggggcccatgaACCTTTGGCTATGCCCCTGCCTAATAGGACTTGATTCAACCCTTTCCACCAAAATCTTACCTGATGAGCCACCAACCAGAATCCGATTTTCTCAAGACTTCCACCACAACTCCGATCCCCACTGACAGTTCATCGCTATTCTGCGCCTCATAGGCTTTTACCACCACACACAAGGTACCTACAAAGTCAATGCGAAGAGGAGAATTATGTAGCGTGACTACTGTCAGTGCCAATCTTTAATTTTCAGATTATTATTTTAGCTGtccttgcagccaccactagggggagcttacagcATACATTGAACTCTATAATAAAGCAGTATACAGTAAACtcctgagcgccctctagtggtgatgaCCAGCTGAAGGGAAGAGACTGGTCCTTAAATTTGCCTTCATCCGAAGAGGATAGATTAGTTCGAGTTAGATTAGTGTGATAAAAGTTGTCAGGACATTAAAATGACATCGTACCCTCTCCTTGGCATTCTTTGGCAATGTGGTACTCTTCTGTATTCCTCTGATCCTGCAGGTAAGGTGCTGGAAACCAGGCTAATTGTCGGTCTTCGCTCTCCACCAACCACCAGCCTGCCGTACAAAAGCCAGTTAAGTGGTGATACTCTATATATCTGCAGTTCACCTACATGACCACTAGGTGGAAAGTATCTCTGCTGCCATACACTGCCACTCCTGCCCATAGGCGGTGTCTGGTAGCCACTAGaataggcctgagctgcaataccagtcacAGCCTATGGTTATCGGGTGGCGCTGTTTCAGGAAGAACAGATCACAAGGTCACGTACCAGTGCTGTCTTTCAGAAGAACATCCAGAAATTTATGTTGCTTCACTCTGAACGGCCTGTTCTTCAGATCCACCGTTTCGTAGTCTGCCGTACACATGTATTTGGGGCATATGAGAGGAGCAGAGATTTCGGGGGTTTGAGACGAGACAAGTCGGATCTCCTCTTTTTTCTCAGACGGCATGATGAAAAGGCTGAAAGAGAAAACGTAACCCACAAGATTCAGTCCATGATTCTGGATCTTCAAAGATTATATTATAAACGGCTATTTTAGGCTTATTAAACTATCACAgagaggctcggactggcccaccggggaggcgggggattcttcggtgggcccccagtctcctgcgcccgaGATAAGATGGAgaagtaattatttctcttgtttctcaggagagataattattgtaaccactaggtggcagtatggcACAGcaatgcagcctcctactggtgtacattgtacaggaggccccggggtatcttctagacttctggggctgctggcagtgaaggaggagagaacatgtctggtcatcctcctgccctccctgctgtcaggaaactggctgctggagagaaggactcctgtGTGgttctgggctgatttctcaggtgtgtgacagtagtgagactgtaagggggaaataggggatttgtttatagcagactcagatctgtgtatgtgtgctgctctctgcagagttcagagtggcattggggggactcccaatgcctctgctttaggtgcaccctcataaatgtcccagctccagatgcccccactctaactgcacccctaatattgcctcttctccagttaccccctaatacctctgctccagtatccccgctattaccctgcctcaggtgaccctaatgcctctgcttcagttatgaccctccgtttgtgccctttgctcctcTAGCGCCTTTGCTTGGTCTTTGTTAAAGGTTTATGACCTGCAAAGGGCGTTGGACTTATGCCCGAAAGATTCTGCccagtgcgtcacattctccagtattgacacgtatggtttacatggcggcagtgatgatattccgtatttacaggcatcactgctgccatgtaaagagatactggtggtggaggatttaaaggggttgtccaggttttcaagttatcctctccacaccatagggcataactatatgattagtggggtccgattctgtGATCCCCACTGATCCgaggaacgggtcctgttccccctttttgatggtgtggcaggccacgCATACACCCTGCTGCTCCAGTTAATCTCTTTAGCCAGCGCTGTGCTCCGCCATCTCtggcgaccccata from Bufo bufo chromosome 7, aBufBuf1.1, whole genome shotgun sequence encodes:
- the LOC121008150 gene encoding NADPH oxidase organizer 1-like is translated as MKASSRRHPVNVEAIGLMQHGDQKTYMFSVLWSDHNKLLVYRTFGDFRKFQRDLKKKFPLEAGALNKTERTLPKLKDAPRTVTKRSASKRFLERLRLLEDYSQALLRLDAKISQSDFVVQFFTLQPRDLNPSFPEDSLFIMPSEKKEEIRLVSSQTPEISAPLICPKYMCTADYETVDLKNRPFRVKQHKFLDVLLKDSTGWWLVESEDRQLAWFPAPYLQDQRNTEEYHIAKECQGEGTLCVVVKAYEAQNSDELSVGIGVVVEVLRKSDSGWWLIRYNRRTGFIPSLYLKPYWNPCEKIQHILSRERYVSTPNLLEDNFFGDAYSFLALRPSFDDQRQSDRGRSLSLGATSLGSEVRSDLDSDMDSVTGSSGRLNSSNSELSSLSISNSSLPATASLCGAPKIPARPKPDEILQKCSTVTKKRVQRSRGSVQAAEVTGTMS